A single region of the Methylocystis echinoides genome encodes:
- a CDS encoding recombinase family protein — MLVRAYLRASTDEQDANRAKGALKAFATEHGLKIAGFYAENESGASLKRPELFRLLADCEPGDVLLTEQVDRLSRLNAADWEMLKAEIANRQIRVIALDLPTSWAMARPDVNAFTERMFSAVNAMLLDMLAAISRKDYEDRRRRQREGIQKAKSAGAYKGRPVDEARNGAIAKMLEGGQSWSTIQKAAKCSRSTIARIAAQEKEAGRHESSRGGLK, encoded by the coding sequence ATGCTGGTCCGCGCCTATCTTCGCGCCTCGACCGACGAGCAGGACGCCAATCGCGCGAAAGGTGCCCTGAAGGCCTTCGCCACAGAGCATGGGTTGAAGATCGCCGGGTTCTACGCCGAAAACGAGTCCGGCGCGTCTTTGAAGCGGCCGGAGCTTTTCCGCCTGCTCGCCGATTGCGAGCCGGGCGATGTGCTCCTCACCGAGCAGGTCGACCGCCTGAGCCGCCTGAACGCCGCCGACTGGGAGATGCTGAAGGCTGAGATCGCCAACCGGCAGATCCGCGTCATCGCGCTCGATCTGCCGACCAGCTGGGCAATGGCGCGGCCCGATGTCAATGCGTTCACGGAGCGCATGTTTTCCGCGGTCAATGCGATGCTTCTCGACATGCTGGCCGCCATCAGCCGCAAGGACTACGAAGACCGGCGCCGCCGCCAGAGGGAGGGCATCCAGAAGGCGAAGTCCGCTGGCGCCTATAAAGGACGGCCGGTTGACGAGGCCCGCAATGGCGCCATCGCGAAGATGCTCGAGGGCGGCCAGTCTTGGAGCACAATCCAGAAGGCGGCCAAGTGCTCGCGCTCGACCATTGCGCGTATCGCCGCGCAGGAAAAAGAAGCCGGCCGACACGAGTCATCCAGAGGTGGACTTAAATGA
- a CDS encoding DUF488 family protein, N3 subclade, with product MIKTGSWFVPMPEDHIKIGVSRYAPRGMARGYKLYRKLAPGAWFNSVPPEDYLDRYNQILAELDPGKVVDEIEALADGRTAVLCCYESVAKISKGETWCHRHVIANWLADTLGLAVEEHGAGADFDPWRHLEAQGLHPPRYAKKPNIL from the coding sequence ATGATCAAGACCGGCTCGTGGTTTGTTCCGATGCCGGAGGACCACATCAAAATCGGCGTCTCCCGCTACGCGCCGCGCGGCATGGCGCGTGGCTACAAACTCTATCGCAAGCTCGCGCCGGGGGCCTGGTTCAATTCCGTGCCGCCGGAGGACTATCTCGACCGCTACAATCAAATCCTTGCCGAGCTCGATCCCGGCAAGGTCGTCGACGAGATCGAAGCGCTCGCCGACGGCAGGACCGCCGTGCTGTGCTGCTACGAGTCGGTCGCCAAAATCAGCAAGGGCGAGACCTGGTGTCATCGTCACGTTATCGCCAATTGGCTCGCCGACACGCTCGGGCTCGCGGTGGAGGAGCACGGCGCAGGTGCCGATTTTGATCCGTGGCGTCATCTGGAAGCGCAGGGTCTACACCCCCCGCGCTACGCCAAGAAACCTAATATCTTGTAG
- a CDS encoding DnaB-like helicase C-terminal domain-containing protein yields MRTAADILAEYGIRGILPQEPDIVPVSTGWSQLDKILKVYHPAFMVVTGRAGHGKTVWTQQLVAQLAMRQGWVTAITLFEMRIKPFVAEGLAAACIGKAKEDWLPSEHEEGTPNPTRAPRWLAEMREVSK; encoded by the coding sequence ATGCGCACGGCGGCGGACATCCTCGCCGAATACGGCATCCGGGGCATTCTGCCGCAGGAGCCGGACATCGTTCCGGTGTCGACCGGCTGGTCGCAGCTCGACAAGATCCTCAAGGTCTATCACCCGGCGTTCATGGTGGTGACGGGCCGCGCCGGCCACGGCAAGACGGTGTGGACGCAGCAGCTCGTGGCGCAGCTCGCCATGCGCCAGGGCTGGGTCACGGCCATCACCTTGTTCGAAATGCGCATCAAGCCATTCGTCGCCGAAGGGCTGGCGGCGGCGTGTATCGGCAAGGCGAAGGAGGACTGGCTGCCGTCCGAGCACGAGGAGGGAACTCCAAACCCAACACGAGCACCACGTTGGCTGGCTGAAATGAGAGAGGTGTCTAAATGA
- a CDS encoding helix-turn-helix domain-containing protein, with the protein MTELKIAEGAVDDALPEKVIPLSVPERPGARFIRDRIMWLEQVAADESLTKTAVRLAIVLNGFFNSKTGDAWPAVGTLARRLGTSDRAVQKALRAMADAGHLTISAGGGNNTNRYAWILKDTSAKGGDAETAEASSPMPVKERSPHPGTSVHHRGERAFTRILIWNPQKEPS; encoded by the coding sequence ATGACTGAACTGAAAATCGCCGAGGGCGCCGTCGACGACGCGCTGCCGGAGAAAGTCATTCCGCTCAGCGTGCCCGAACGCCCCGGAGCCAGATTTATTCGCGACCGCATCATGTGGTTGGAGCAAGTCGCCGCAGACGAAAGTCTGACGAAAACGGCGGTACGGCTGGCTATTGTCCTGAACGGTTTCTTCAACAGCAAAACGGGCGACGCCTGGCCAGCTGTCGGGACATTGGCGCGCAGGCTCGGCACAAGCGATCGCGCCGTCCAAAAAGCTCTGCGCGCGATGGCTGACGCTGGCCATCTCACGATAAGCGCCGGCGGTGGAAACAACACCAACCGTTACGCTTGGATCCTCAAGGACACGTCGGCGAAGGGTGGTGACGCCGAAACCGCGGAAGCAAGTTCGCCCATGCCGGTGAAGGAGCGTTCACCTCACCCCGGAACGAGCGTTCACCACCGCGGTGAACGAGCGTTCACCCGAATCCTTATATGGAACCCTCAGAAAGAACCCTCTTAA
- a CDS encoding tyrosine-type recombinase/integrase: MLGVYTGSRPGAIFNASWLEGIRLSFVDVERGVFHRHAAGKGETNKRQPPVRLPRKLVDHLRRWRKADFGKNQPYVVMFDGMPVADVNKALARACRLAGIEPITVYALRHTCGAWLATKGVPTRHIAEYLGTSESMVIRHYGHLHPDYQKDVAEAIGRK; encoded by the coding sequence ATGCTCGGCGTCTACACGGGCTCACGGCCGGGGGCGATCTTCAACGCCTCGTGGCTGGAGGGCATCCGCCTGTCCTTCGTCGACGTCGAGCGCGGGGTGTTCCACCGCCACGCCGCCGGCAAGGGCGAGACCAACAAGCGCCAGCCGCCGGTCAGGCTGCCGAGGAAACTGGTCGACCATCTGCGCCGCTGGCGGAAGGCCGACTTTGGCAAGAACCAGCCCTATGTCGTGATGTTCGACGGCATGCCGGTGGCGGACGTGAACAAGGCTCTGGCCCGCGCCTGCCGCCTCGCCGGCATCGAGCCGATCACCGTCTATGCGCTGCGCCACACCTGCGGCGCGTGGCTTGCGACCAAGGGCGTGCCGACCCGGCACATCGCCGAATATCTCGGCACGTCCGAGTCGATGGTGATCCGGCACTACGGCCATCTGCACCCAGACTACCAGAAGGACGTCGCCGAGGCGATCGGCCGGAAGTAG
- a CDS encoding class II aldolase/adducin family protein produces MTQAARRGEIVAGALELERLGLNHGSAGNLSLRVGEAVLVTPSGVPARELRPEMIAVMPLADENGAFEGPFPPSSEWRFHLDVYRARSDVNAVVHMHSTYATTLATLRRPIPAVHYMIAAFGGPTVPCVGYASYGTPELSELVVGGLKDRDGALLANHGAIVVGADMRRALWRAVELEALAQVYYLGAMAGAPVVLPDDEIWRTVERFRSYGPRASSE; encoded by the coding sequence ATGACGCAGGCCGCGCGGCGCGGGGAAATCGTGGCTGGCGCGCTCGAGCTGGAGCGTCTTGGGCTCAATCACGGCTCGGCGGGGAATCTGTCGCTGCGGGTGGGAGAGGCGGTTCTGGTCACGCCGAGCGGCGTGCCGGCGCGCGAGTTGCGCCCGGAGATGATCGCCGTGATGCCGCTCGCCGACGAAAACGGCGCCTTCGAGGGGCCGTTTCCGCCGTCGAGCGAGTGGCGCTTCCACCTCGACGTCTATCGCGCGCGGAGCGATGTCAACGCGGTCGTGCATATGCACTCGACCTACGCCACCACGCTTGCGACGCTGCGTCGCCCGATCCCGGCCGTGCATTACATGATCGCGGCCTTCGGCGGACCAACGGTGCCCTGCGTGGGCTACGCCTCCTATGGCACGCCGGAGCTGTCGGAGCTGGTGGTCGGGGGGCTGAAGGATCGCGACGGCGCCCTGCTCGCCAATCATGGCGCGATCGTCGTGGGGGCCGACATGCGCCGGGCGCTGTGGCGCGCCGTGGAGCTCGAGGCGCTGGCGCAGGTTTATTATCTCGGCGCGATGGCGGGCGCGCCCGTGGTGCTGCCCGACGACGAGATCTGGCGGACGGTTGAGCGTTTCAGGAGCTACGGACCGCGGGCGTCGTCCGAATGA
- the mtnA gene encoding S-methyl-5-thioribose-1-phosphate isomerase, whose product MRIDGRDYRTIWLDADGRRVHVIDQTRLPHRFETIALDDLDAAARAIRDMIVRGAPLIGVTGAYGLALAAAADPRDAAILAAYETLLATRPTAVNLRWGLDRVRALLLATPEAGRAALAYAEAGRIAEEDVACCAAIGEHGAALIHAAAEKNPGRPVNILTHCNAGWLATVDWGTALAPIYKAARAGVPVHVWVDETRPRNQGASLTAFELLSEGVPHTVIADNAGGHLMQHGLVDLAIVGTDRTTRSGDVCNKIGTYLKALAAQDNGVPFYVALPSSTIDWRLSDGVRGIPIEERGAREVTHISGRTADGGVAEVQVTPEGSPARNWAFDVTPARYVTGLVTERGVCAASENGLKGLFPDLAG is encoded by the coding sequence ATGCGCATAGACGGCCGCGACTACAGGACAATATGGCTGGACGCCGACGGCCGGCGAGTCCATGTCATCGACCAGACCCGCCTGCCGCACCGTTTCGAGACGATCGCGCTCGACGATCTCGACGCCGCCGCCCGCGCCATCCGAGACATGATCGTGCGCGGCGCGCCGCTCATCGGCGTGACCGGGGCCTATGGCCTCGCCCTCGCCGCCGCCGCCGACCCGCGCGACGCCGCCATCCTGGCCGCCTATGAGACGCTTCTGGCGACCCGCCCCACCGCCGTGAACCTGCGCTGGGGGCTCGACCGGGTGCGGGCGCTTCTGCTCGCCACCCCCGAAGCCGGGCGCGCCGCGCTGGCCTATGCCGAAGCCGGCCGGATCGCGGAGGAGGACGTCGCCTGTTGCGCCGCCATCGGCGAGCATGGCGCAGCGCTGATCCACGCCGCCGCGGAAAAGAACCCCGGCCGCCCGGTGAACATCCTCACCCATTGCAACGCCGGCTGGCTCGCCACCGTCGATTGGGGAACGGCGCTGGCGCCCATTTACAAGGCGGCGCGCGCCGGCGTCCCGGTGCATGTCTGGGTCGATGAGACACGCCCGCGCAATCAGGGCGCGAGCCTCACCGCCTTCGAGCTGCTGAGCGAGGGCGTGCCGCATACGGTGATCGCCGACAACGCCGGCGGCCATCTGATGCAGCATGGGCTGGTCGATCTCGCCATCGTCGGCACGGACCGCACGACGCGCAGCGGCGACGTCTGCAACAAGATCGGCACCTATCTCAAGGCGCTGGCGGCGCAGGACAATGGCGTTCCCTTCTATGTCGCGTTGCCGAGTTCGACCATCGACTGGCGCCTGTCCGACGGCGTCCGGGGCATCCCCATCGAGGAGCGCGGCGCGCGCGAAGTCACCCACATCAGCGGCCGCACGGCGGACGGCGGCGTGGCGGAGGTGCAGGTGACGCCCGAAGGCTCGCCCGCCCGCAACTGGGCCTTCGACGTCACGCCGGCGCGTTACGTGACCGGCCTCGTCACCGAGCGCGGGGTTTGCGCCGCGAGCGAAAACGGCCTGAAGGGGCTGTTTCCCGACCTCGCCGGATGA